The following are from one region of the Chloracidobacterium sp. genome:
- a CDS encoding sigma-70 family RNA polymerase sigma factor, giving the protein MKDGIDHSKAGGLIASNIAAADAALFEACKKGDEAAWDSLVDRYQRLIYAIPRRAGLSEEQCADVFQEVFLTFVQKIDEIEQPERIRSWLVSTAKFKTWGVIRTRKGIYSAIGEEEYETEIQNLADSSPLAESVLIELEQQHLIRRAVNDLDERCRKILSMIYLADTAASYATVAEAIGVGETSISPLRSRCLKKLEKMLSN; this is encoded by the coding sequence ATGAAGGACGGAATTGATCATTCGAAAGCCGGCGGTCTCATCGCGAGCAATATCGCAGCGGCAGATGCGGCGCTTTTCGAAGCCTGCAAAAAGGGTGATGAGGCTGCTTGGGACTCGCTCGTCGATCGTTATCAACGATTGATCTACGCGATCCCGCGGCGGGCCGGCCTCAGCGAAGAGCAGTGTGCCGACGTGTTCCAGGAGGTATTTCTCACGTTTGTTCAGAAGATCGACGAGATCGAACAGCCGGAACGTATCCGCTCCTGGCTTGTTTCGACCGCAAAATTCAAAACGTGGGGAGTCATTCGAACCAGAAAAGGCATTTACTCGGCCATCGGCGAAGAAGAATATGAGACCGAGATCCAGAATCTCGCCGACAGCTCGCCGCTAGCCGAAAGTGTCCTTATCGAATTGGAACAGCAGCATCTGATCCGCCGGGCGGTAAACGATCTTGACGAACGGTGCCGTAAAATACTGTCGATGATCTATCTCGCCGATACTGCAGCCTCGTACGCGACGGTTGCTGAGGCGATCGGCGTCGGAGAGACGAGCATCAGCCCACTAAGGTCGCGCTGCCTGAAGAAACTTGAAAAGATGCTCTCGAATTGA
- a CDS encoding DinB family protein, with protein sequence MNYRSIDEIYTANKAIRQKLLLTVSSLPEDVINTRPADDKWSIAEIVEHLTLVADGMSRICGKLLKEAGEAGRAYDGTVNISEGFLSKAAEFADVAIDAPDRVKPSGSKSIAESIAAFEEIDRRFDELKPLFETNDGNQNKFPHPYFGDLSAIEWLVLIGGHEVRHLRQIKGMIANAGQ encoded by the coding sequence ATGAACTACCGATCGATAGACGAAATTTACACTGCAAACAAGGCGATAAGGCAAAAGCTTCTGCTCACGGTTTCGAGCTTACCCGAAGATGTGATCAATACGCGGCCGGCGGATGACAAGTGGAGCATCGCCGAAATTGTCGAACACCTAACGCTCGTCGCTGACGGGATGTCGCGGATCTGCGGCAAATTGCTTAAAGAGGCAGGCGAGGCGGGCCGGGCGTATGACGGAACCGTGAACATTTCGGAAGGATTCTTGAGTAAGGCCGCGGAGTTCGCCGACGTCGCCATCGACGCCCCCGATCGCGTGAAACCATCGGGCTCAAAGTCCATTGCCGAATCGATCGCCGCCTTTGAAGAGATCGACCGGCGTTTTGACGAACTCAAGCCGTTGTTCGAAACGAATGACGGAAATCAAAACAAATTCCCGCATCCTTACTTCGGCGACCTTTCGGCGATCGAATGGCTCGTGCTTATCGGCGGCCACGAAGTTCGCCATCTTCGCCAGATCAAAGGCATGATCGCGAACGCCGGACAATAA
- a CDS encoding VCBS repeat-containing protein: MNNSESSKMKGRIWKAALVMTAIAGWISIPLMNNSVEAGGVPILVRAANLVSPSGSINPHGFAEYQLYANGHREIEVEIEDVNLPAGTSLSAIVDGNNIGQVILAADQRGRLKLRTEDGQNVPVTNDGSVVQVLNGTTVLVAGVMSGGGPNPTPTASPTSSPTASPTASPTASPTASPTASPTASPTASPSPSPTGTPNESSLFAGLSGGTINGVLPLGYAEFEIHSSRLELEVRLRQINLPAGTSLSVVVNGTAAGNMMVESDREARLRLRTDRGETVPPVVVGTAISVQQAGTTIMSGVFSGFTGPSPSPSPTGTPGPTPSPSPTMGRSFEAHLNGAGVEPPVQTTANGEVKVTLNAAETQATIFGEFHNLSSGQTGARIETTTGNVITVHNFPVTGGQNGNFAPVTIDVSAALVQQLRTGLWSAVITSVNNPGGEIRGQLTARSSDSDFDGDGSNDFAVFRPSTGAWYSQNPSGFNATVFGSAGDRIVSGDYDGDGRTDTAVFRNVNGSGIWDIRRSSDGGITSAQFGFASDVPTRGDFDGDGRSDLAVFRPSTGVWYVQNSSTSGYTILHFGLSEDKPIPADLDGDGRDDIAVFRPSTGVWYWLRSSDGGFSAVRWGLSEDVPVRGDFDGDGKADVTVFRPSTGIWYTMRSSDGGFQIAQFGLNGDIPVAGNYDADGKTDVAVFRPSDGFWYILRSSDGTFQALPFGLAGDVPVIAR; this comes from the coding sequence ATGAACAACTCGGAAAGCTCAAAGATGAAAGGGCGCATATGGAAGGCAGCCCTCGTGATGACGGCGATAGCGGGATGGATATCTATACCGCTGATGAACAATTCGGTCGAGGCCGGCGGCGTGCCGATCCTGGTCAGGGCGGCAAACCTGGTCTCGCCCAGCGGCAGCATCAACCCGCACGGTTTTGCTGAATATCAGCTCTATGCAAACGGCCATCGCGAAATAGAGGTCGAGATCGAGGATGTGAACCTGCCTGCTGGTACGTCGCTTTCGGCGATCGTCGACGGAAACAATATCGGGCAGGTGATCCTTGCAGCCGATCAACGCGGAAGACTAAAGCTTCGTACCGAGGACGGCCAGAACGTTCCTGTAACGAACGACGGCTCCGTCGTACAGGTGCTCAACGGCACGACCGTACTCGTTGCCGGCGTAATGAGCGGCGGCGGACCGAATCCAACGCCTACCGCATCACCGACATCATCGCCAACTGCTTCACCAACGGCTTCACCAACAGCGTCACCGACAGCGTCGCCAACTGCGTCTCCGACAGCATCACCGACCGCTTCACCGAGCCCGAGCCCAACAGGAACGCCGAACGAAAGCAGCCTTTTCGCCGGCCTTTCCGGCGGAACGATCAACGGTGTTCTGCCGTTAGGTTATGCCGAGTTTGAGATACACAGCAGCCGCCTCGAACTCGAGGTCAGACTGCGTCAGATCAACCTGCCTGCAGGAACAAGCCTATCTGTGGTCGTCAACGGCACCGCAGCAGGAAACATGATGGTCGAAAGCGACCGAGAAGCACGTCTTCGATTGAGAACGGATCGCGGCGAGACCGTGCCGCCGGTCGTTGTCGGAACGGCGATCAGCGTTCAACAGGCAGGAACGACCATAATGAGCGGCGTCTTTTCCGGATTTACGGGACCTAGCCCGAGCCCTTCGCCGACCGGAACACCCGGGCCGACACCGAGCCCCAGCCCGACGATGGGACGCTCTTTCGAGGCCCACCTGAATGGTGCCGGCGTCGAACCGCCTGTTCAAACCACCGCCAACGGTGAGGTCAAGGTCACACTAAATGCGGCAGAGACCCAGGCGACCATTTTTGGTGAATTTCACAACCTAAGCAGCGGCCAGACAGGCGCTCGGATAGAAACGACCACCGGCAACGTCATCACCGTACATAACTTTCCGGTGACGGGCGGGCAGAACGGCAATTTCGCTCCGGTAACGATCGATGTTTCGGCTGCTTTGGTTCAACAGCTTCGCACCGGACTATGGTCAGCAGTGATCACGAGCGTGAATAATCCGGGCGGCGAGATCCGCGGCCAGCTTACCGCACGATCGAGCGACAGCGATTTCGACGGCGACGGCAGCAACGATTTTGCAGTATTCCGCCCGTCGACCGGAGCATGGTATTCGCAGAATCCGTCTGGGTTCAATGCAACGGTCTTCGGTTCGGCCGGCGATCGGATCGTCTCCGGCGATTATGACGGCGATGGCCGCACGGATACGGCGGTGTTCCGAAACGTGAATGGATCCGGCATCTGGGACATTAGGCGCAGTTCGGACGGCGGCATAACGTCTGCACAATTCGGCTTTGCCAGCGATGTGCCGACACGCGGCGATTTTGACGGCGACGGAAGATCGGATCTTGCGGTATTCCGGCCATCGACCGGCGTTTGGTACGTGCAGAACAGCAGCACCTCGGGCTATACGATACTGCATTTCGGCTTATCCGAGGATAAACCGATCCCGGCAGACCTCGATGGCGACGGCCGTGACGACATTGCGGTATTCCGGCCTTCGACGGGCGTTTGGTATTGGCTTCGAAGTTCCGACGGCGGCTTCTCAGCAGTACGCTGGGGGCTGAGCGAGGATGTGCCCGTTCGCGGCGACTTTGACGGCGACGGAAAGGCCGATGTCACTGTCTTTCGGCCTTCGACCGGCATCTGGTACACGATGCGGAGTTCGGACGGCGGATTCCAGATCGCACAATTCGGACTCAACGGCGATATCCCGGTCGCGGGTAATTACGATGCGGACGGCAAAACGGACGTAGCGGTGTTCAGGCCTTCGGACGGATTTTGGTACATCCTCAGGAGCTCGGACGGCACGTTCCAGGCCTTGCCTTTCGGCCTCGCAGGCGACGTTCCGGTCATCGCCAGATGA
- a CDS encoding MFS transporter, translating into MEPEKVNDKFFTTPLIIIFVTVFIDLVGFGMVIPILPFYANTEPFNATPFEIGLLFAIYSWMQFFFSPILGRLSDRYGRRPILFVSLLGSAVGYFLIGFAGSLLLVFVGRIIGGITGANISTAQAYIADVTTKENRAKGMGLFGAMFGLGFILGPAIAGILSKYGVHVPFYFAAVLSLANAIALYFVLPESIKPNPDGVIPERRNRVVELLASLRERDFGLLNLLYFLLVTSFSIMTYAFVLYTAYRYGYNAEQNGYLFAFVGLIAIIGQGFLFGKLVGRFGETKLTVIGCFLMGMSLFAIPFLGPANGGLAGLLVGCAVLSIGNAMASPALTSLVSKISAEHEQGSALGIMQSGASLARAIGPMIGGVLLNNALNTVDDVTVNRTFWTASAIMFVAFMTAIYAMRVMKMKLSPA; encoded by the coding sequence ATGGAGCCCGAAAAAGTAAACGACAAGTTTTTCACAACGCCCTTAATAATAATATTTGTAACCGTCTTTATCGATCTGGTCGGTTTCGGTATGGTCATACCGATACTGCCTTTTTATGCCAATACCGAGCCGTTCAATGCGACGCCTTTCGAGATAGGCCTTCTGTTCGCCATCTATTCCTGGATGCAGTTCTTCTTTTCACCGATACTTGGCCGGCTTTCGGACAGATACGGGCGGCGGCCGATACTTTTTGTAAGCCTGCTCGGATCGGCCGTCGGTTATTTTTTGATCGGTTTCGCAGGCTCGCTGCTCTTGGTATTCGTCGGCAGGATAATCGGCGGCATCACCGGGGCAAACATTTCGACGGCGCAAGCCTACATAGCCGATGTGACGACGAAGGAAAACCGTGCGAAAGGCATGGGGCTTTTCGGGGCGATGTTCGGGCTGGGTTTTATATTGGGACCGGCGATCGCCGGTATCCTGAGCAAATACGGCGTCCACGTACCTTTCTATTTCGCAGCCGTGCTCTCGCTCGCAAACGCGATCGCCCTTTATTTCGTGCTGCCCGAATCGATCAAACCGAATCCGGACGGTGTCATCCCCGAGCGGCGAAACCGCGTCGTCGAACTTCTCGCGTCGCTTCGCGAACGTGATTTCGGGTTGTTGAATCTTTTGTATTTTCTTCTCGTCACCTCGTTCTCGATAATGACGTATGCGTTCGTGCTCTATACGGCTTACCGCTATGGATATAACGCGGAGCAGAACGGCTACCTTTTCGCCTTCGTCGGGTTGATCGCGATCATCGGCCAGGGCTTTCTTTTCGGCAAACTGGTCGGCCGATTCGGCGAAACAAAGCTAACGGTGATCGGCTGCTTTCTGATGGGCATGAGCCTTTTTGCGATACCTTTCCTTGGGCCAGCGAACGGCGGCCTCGCCGGCCTGCTTGTCGGCTGTGCGGTGCTTTCGATCGGCAATGCTATGGCGTCGCCGGCATTGACCAGCCTCGTTTCAAAGATCTCGGCCGAGCATGAGCAGGGAAGCGCTCTCGGGATAATGCAGTCAGGTGCGAGCCTTGCAAGGGCGATCGGCCCGATGATCGGCGGCGTCCTGCTCAACAATGCGCTGAACACCGTCGACGACGTAACGGTGAACCGTACCTTTTGGACGGCCTCGGCGATCATGTTCGTTGCGTTCATGACCGCTATATATGCAATGAGGGTGATGAAGATGAAGCTCTCGCCGGCGTGA
- a CDS encoding S8 family serine peptidase: MRAAVIYTGIFVLMLMLWTPAGSAQRAVGGCDCIPDQVIVQLLDPATLPAVAAQYGLDPQPVSQVATPPIFLLTITNGQTPEQVVAAMTTPAPGDPRVIFAEVNRKLSQVERTGLDWTQGRSWAIGRSWAIGGSSKGYSRQWFTQRIRLNEAFEQGQTRGEGVTVAVLDTGIDLSHPAFSGRLVEPKLRWDFVDNDSDPSEVGTLRVDPAFGHGTHVAGIVAITAPAAKIMPLRVLDQNGEGELWRITAALIWAANNGAEVANLSFGYPDDVRLIKDLVECADVGTTPNGTTFPIGANRMAVVAASGNGGNRIPVFPAAEDLNGMLGVGASTRVDLLAAFTSYDRSWVEVTAPGEDIVSAIPGGRYALWTGTSMAAPIVSGITALVRAKNPQLTIPHDWLDIVKETSVDKRFGNVPPWGEVRLNRVDALCAVTNTINCPIPSSVTTDFGIDYKQTK; the protein is encoded by the coding sequence ATGCGGGCTGCGGTAATTTATACAGGCATATTCGTCTTGATGCTTATGCTCTGGACGCCGGCCGGTTCGGCTCAACGAGCCGTCGGCGGATGCGATTGCATTCCGGATCAAGTGATAGTCCAGCTTCTTGATCCGGCAACCCTGCCTGCCGTCGCCGCTCAGTACGGCCTTGATCCCCAACCCGTTTCGCAGGTGGCCACTCCGCCGATCTTTCTTTTGACGATAACGAATGGCCAAACGCCGGAGCAGGTCGTCGCTGCAATGACAACGCCCGCACCCGGAGATCCGAGGGTCATATTTGCCGAGGTGAACCGAAAGCTCTCGCAGGTCGAACGCACAGGGCTTGATTGGACACAAGGAAGGTCATGGGCGATCGGGCGGTCGTGGGCCATCGGCGGAAGTTCGAAGGGCTATAGCAGACAATGGTTCACACAGCGAATTCGCCTGAATGAGGCGTTTGAGCAAGGGCAGACGCGCGGCGAGGGAGTGACCGTCGCAGTGCTCGATACGGGAATCGACCTCAGCCATCCTGCATTTTCTGGCCGTCTCGTGGAGCCAAAGCTTCGGTGGGACTTTGTCGATAACGACTCGGATCCGAGCGAGGTCGGAACGCTTCGGGTCGACCCGGCATTTGGTCATGGAACGCATGTAGCCGGGATCGTCGCGATCACGGCACCGGCGGCGAAGATAATGCCTCTGCGTGTCCTCGATCAAAACGGCGAGGGCGAACTGTGGCGAATAACGGCGGCGTTGATCTGGGCCGCTAACAATGGGGCCGAGGTCGCAAATCTCAGTTTTGGCTATCCGGATGACGTAAGGCTGATCAAAGATCTTGTCGAATGCGCCGATGTCGGAACGACACCGAACGGCACGACATTTCCGATCGGGGCCAACAGAATGGCGGTAGTTGCCGCTTCGGGTAACGGAGGCAACAGGATCCCGGTATTTCCGGCCGCAGAGGATCTGAACGGTATGCTCGGCGTCGGGGCAAGCACACGTGTCGATCTGCTTGCTGCATTCACATCTTATGACCGAAGTTGGGTCGAGGTTACCGCACCAGGCGAAGACATCGTAAGCGCGATACCTGGCGGACGGTATGCACTATGGACCGGTACCTCGATGGCAGCACCGATCGTCAGCGGTATAACCGCTCTTGTCAGAGCCAAGAATCCGCAGCTGACGATACCGCATGACTGGCTCGACATCGTGAAGGAAACATCGGTCGATAAGAGGTTTGGGAACGTTCCGCCGTGGGGTGAGGTCAGGCTCAACCGTGTAGACGCATTGTGTGCGGTGACGAACACTATCAACTGCCCGATCCCCAGTTCAGTCACAACAGACTTTGGTATCGACTATAAACAGACGAAATAG
- a CDS encoding M61 family metallopeptidase produces the protein MNTTLRKSLIALLITPLVFIMTLETSAAGSKASEPKGRKALKSSAVPDIRFTVSMSKPWTHLLEVEMRVKAAKLPDQTELKMPVWTPGSYLVREYSRHVQDFSVKDGRGRDIAWRKISKNTWQVDSKGSSEIVATYRVYSNELTVRTNELNDEHAFWNNAALLMFPKGHLNAPSTVTVVPFGKWKVATGLPRVTGSPNTFRASDFDVLYDAPFEVSDFKEIGFEVAGKPHRIVVTGDGNYDLKQMAADTARIGEEAVKIFGEIPVDDYLIILNLRGSGGLEHLNSTALQWNRFGFKPRSQYVAYLGLVAHEYFHLWNVKRIRPDVLGPFDYENENYTGLLWVAEGTTAYYEGLLLRRAGISSDQEILAAKAEMIQQLQNRPGRFETSLEEASFDAWIKYYRQDQNSINNQISYYDKGEVVSMMLDLTIRTSSNGSRSLDDVMRSLYNEFFKKGRNYTSGDFQRTCETMAGRSLDDFFAKYVRGRAEIDYNSMVSGLGLELKIEQPNAAKAYIGADLAEESGRLTVRRVAAGTPAFEQGLNFNDQIVAIDGHRASLTFLQNYLDEKRPNDKLKLAIFRHDRLREVNFTLGSNGRYEARFVPVKDPSERQRETYKQYFGVELK, from the coding sequence ATGAATACAACACTTCGGAAAAGCCTGATCGCTCTGCTGATAACACCACTCGTTTTTATTATGACCCTAGAAACTTCGGCCGCCGGGTCGAAAGCATCCGAACCGAAAGGCCGCAAGGCTTTGAAGAGTTCAGCGGTGCCGGACATCCGCTTCACCGTATCGATGTCGAAACCGTGGACGCACCTGCTTGAGGTTGAAATGCGCGTCAAGGCCGCCAAACTTCCCGATCAGACCGAGCTCAAAATGCCGGTTTGGACGCCGGGCAGCTACCTGGTCCGCGAATATTCACGCCACGTCCAGGATTTCAGCGTCAAGGACGGCCGCGGCCGCGATATTGCGTGGCGAAAGATCAGTAAGAACACGTGGCAGGTCGATTCAAAAGGTTCGAGCGAGATCGTCGCTACCTATCGGGTCTATTCGAATGAGCTAACGGTAAGGACGAACGAACTCAATGACGAGCATGCGTTTTGGAACAATGCGGCGCTGCTGATGTTCCCGAAAGGGCATCTGAATGCTCCGTCGACCGTGACCGTCGTACCTTTCGGCAAGTGGAAGGTGGCGACCGGCCTGCCGCGGGTCACCGGTTCGCCAAATACCTTCAGGGCATCCGATTTCGACGTTCTTTACGATGCTCCATTCGAAGTGAGCGATTTCAAGGAGATCGGCTTTGAAGTGGCCGGCAAACCGCATCGGATCGTCGTAACGGGCGATGGAAATTACGACCTCAAGCAGATGGCGGCCGACACGGCCAGGATCGGTGAAGAGGCGGTGAAGATCTTTGGCGAGATACCGGTCGATGATTATTTGATAATCCTTAATCTTCGCGGCAGCGGCGGCCTCGAGCATCTTAATTCCACCGCGCTTCAGTGGAACCGCTTCGGCTTCAAACCGCGTAGTCAGTACGTTGCCTATCTCGGGCTGGTCGCGCACGAGTACTTTCATTTGTGGAATGTAAAGCGGATCCGGCCGGACGTGCTCGGGCCTTTCGATTACGAGAATGAGAATTACACCGGTCTGCTATGGGTCGCCGAAGGCACGACCGCGTATTACGAAGGCCTTCTGCTTCGGCGCGCGGGCATTTCAAGCGACCAGGAGATCCTTGCGGCAAAGGCCGAGATGATCCAACAGCTTCAGAATCGGCCGGGAAGGTTCGAGACAAGCCTCGAGGAAGCAAGTTTCGATGCGTGGATCAAATACTACCGCCAGGATCAGAATTCGATCAACAATCAGATCTCGTATTACGACAAAGGCGAGGTCGTCAGCATGATGCTCGATCTGACGATCAGGACATCGTCCAACGGGTCGCGTTCGCTTGATGATGTCATGCGTTCGCTCTACAACGAGTTTTTCAAGAAAGGAAGAAATTACACATCCGGCGATTTTCAGCGCACCTGCGAGACGATGGCCGGCCGTTCGCTCGACGACTTCTTTGCCAAATACGTCAGGGGCCGCGCCGAGATCGATTACAACTCCATGGTCAGCGGCCTTGGCCTAGAGCTCAAGATCGAGCAGCCGAACGCAGCAAAAGCATATATCGGCGCCGATCTTGCCGAGGAATCAGGCCGTCTGACCGTTCGCAGGGTGGCCGCGGGAACTCCCGCATTCGAACAGGGCCTGAATTTCAATGATCAGATAGTAGCGATCGACGGCCACCGGGCGAGCCTCACGTTCCTTCAGAACTATCTTGATGAAAAGCGGCCGAACGACAAGTTAAAGCTGGCGATCTTTCGTCACGACCGGCTGCGAGAGGTCAATTTCACACTTGGAAGCAATGGCCGATACGAGGCGCGGTTCGTCCCGGTCAAAGATCCGAGCGAACGTCAGCGCGAAACGTACAAGCAGTACTTTGGCGTCGAGCTTAAATAG
- a CDS encoding CHAT domain-containing protein: MRQKQLAKLLTDASNSRERRRILAKFPGLTDAELARQIRLLCYEAWATEPSRARRTAAAARLVAEISGDREAHAHTLWITGISEITKGRLNEAAEILERAYIAFSALGRLTEAAQVLVAKLIPLAMTGRYDVAEENGNRALAIFAVRGDELAAGKIEMNLSNIASRRERHRDAERYGLSALGRFERAGEKKWQIMAMNDLANTYTDLNEFRRAESIFEAALSGAQNASMTVTEAEIEANLGNLETYRGNYGNALHYLELSRTKYDTLGMPHQSAIAELEIADIYGELGLLTEAVSIYKRIVPTFRQLKLRTEEARARMHYGNVNARLGSHRSAEKQWRAAVRIFDAEENALGAGRAKLALARAALARSDDQTARELVRQARTTLGVTENPRHHLEAILLEAEIEIECGSIDKADTLLADLANRARRLEQRRYTLSALNAMGRSALSRGKRSTAKSAFKKAAAIAEALRAPLAGEEFRMAVLAATIEPFENLSRIFIKERKFAEALKWVERARSRSIADSMIANDPTEARGPDALASKASDLRERLNWLYSRLDRGEVLDNTKLTQESRRLERQLSDLTRRIGSSLVKGAGSDHLRHVTGDLDIENLQKQLGKRRALIEFVEHDGWFSAFTVSDSGIDYVEKIVETKVISADIEALRFQFDSLRYGAANLAGLAQALKRRADAILERLYQRLFSRLETSIGDRNLVIVPSGVLNYVPFQALRSEATYLIETREIVRSPSAAIWQTLANAGSRRPRGVLLIGFADESIPLVDSEIETLSRVFPDADAYTGESSTFAAYMRMAPGKRVIHIACHGTFRSDNPLYSSLHLADGWVTVNDIRKQKLNAELVTLSACETGLNAVGAGEEIFGLARGFLSAGARNILLSLWAVNDVSASHMMQSFYAAMQRGDTIAASLRKAQIEQIKRGEHPYFWAPYYLIGK; the protein is encoded by the coding sequence ATGAGACAAAAGCAACTCGCAAAACTACTCACTGACGCCTCGAACAGCCGCGAGCGGAGGCGCATTCTAGCAAAATTTCCGGGCCTGACCGATGCCGAGCTTGCCCGCCAGATCAGGCTGTTGTGTTACGAAGCATGGGCAACGGAACCCTCAAGAGCGAGGCGAACCGCGGCGGCCGCCAGGCTGGTCGCAGAGATATCGGGTGACCGCGAGGCTCATGCACATACGCTCTGGATAACCGGCATATCTGAAATAACGAAAGGCAGACTCAATGAGGCCGCAGAGATACTGGAACGCGCCTATATTGCGTTTTCGGCTCTCGGACGTTTGACCGAAGCGGCACAGGTGCTTGTAGCTAAATTGATACCGCTTGCGATGACCGGCCGGTACGATGTTGCCGAGGAAAACGGAAATCGCGCTCTTGCGATCTTCGCGGTTCGGGGCGACGAACTGGCGGCCGGCAAGATCGAAATGAACCTCAGCAATATCGCTTCGCGGCGTGAGCGTCATCGCGATGCGGAAAGATACGGGCTTTCGGCACTTGGCCGTTTCGAACGGGCCGGTGAAAAAAAATGGCAGATCATGGCAATGAACGATCTTGCCAATACGTACACCGATCTGAACGAATTTCGTCGGGCCGAGAGTATATTCGAAGCGGCCCTGTCAGGCGCGCAAAATGCGTCAATGACCGTCACTGAAGCCGAGATCGAAGCGAACCTCGGCAATCTTGAGACCTATCGCGGAAACTATGGCAATGCCCTTCATTATTTGGAACTTTCGAGAACCAAATACGACACGCTCGGCATGCCGCATCAGTCCGCAATCGCCGAACTCGAGATCGCCGATATCTACGGCGAACTAGGATTGCTGACCGAGGCCGTATCGATCTATAAGCGCATCGTTCCAACCTTCAGGCAGTTGAAACTCCGGACCGAAGAAGCAAGGGCACGAATGCATTACGGCAATGTCAACGCCCGCCTTGGCAGCCATCGATCGGCCGAAAAACAATGGCGCGCAGCCGTTAGAATATTTGACGCCGAAGAGAACGCTTTAGGTGCGGGCCGTGCCAAGCTCGCACTTGCACGAGCCGCGCTCGCCCGAAGCGATGATCAAACCGCCAGAGAGCTCGTCCGTCAGGCGCGTACGACACTCGGCGTGACCGAGAACCCAAGGCATCACCTGGAAGCGATACTGCTCGAAGCTGAGATCGAGATCGAATGCGGTTCGATCGATAAGGCCGATACGCTGCTGGCCGATCTGGCCAATCGCGCCCGCCGCCTCGAACAACGGCGCTATACGCTGTCAGCGTTGAATGCAATGGGCAGGAGCGCGCTCTCTCGCGGAAAGCGGTCGACCGCAAAATCGGCATTTAAGAAAGCGGCGGCGATCGCCGAAGCTCTTCGTGCGCCTCTGGCCGGCGAAGAATTTAGAATGGCCGTGCTCGCCGCGACCATCGAACCCTTTGAAAATCTTTCGAGGATCTTTATCAAAGAAAGGAAATTTGCTGAGGCTCTCAAATGGGTCGAACGTGCCCGTTCGAGGTCGATCGCTGATTCGATGATCGCGAACGATCCGACAGAGGCTCGCGGGCCGGACGCTCTTGCTTCAAAGGCCTCGGACCTTCGCGAAAGGCTGAATTGGCTCTACAGCCGTCTCGACCGCGGCGAGGTCCTGGACAACACGAAACTGACACAGGAGTCACGCCGACTGGAAAGACAGCTTTCTGATCTTACACGCCGGATCGGAAGCTCGTTGGTTAAAGGTGCAGGTTCTGATCACCTTCGTCATGTGACCGGCGATCTCGATATCGAGAACCTCCAAAAACAATTGGGCAAGAGGCGAGCCCTGATCGAATTTGTCGAACACGACGGCTGGTTTTCGGCGTTTACCGTGAGCGATTCGGGTATCGACTATGTCGAGAAGATAGTAGAGACCAAGGTCATTTCTGCCGACATTGAGGCTTTGCGGTTTCAATTCGATTCGCTTCGATATGGAGCTGCAAATCTAGCGGGCCTCGCACAGGCCCTGAAACGACGCGCCGATGCGATCCTGGAACGGCTCTATCAACGGCTGTTCTCACGACTGGAGACGTCGATCGGTGACCGGAATCTGGTCATCGTTCCGTCCGGAGTTTTGAATTACGTTCCGTTCCAGGCTTTGCGAAGCGAAGCGACCTACTTGATCGAAACGCGTGAGATCGTGAGATCACCCTCCGCAGCGATCTGGCAGACACTGGCCAACGCCGGAAGCCGAAGGCCTCGCGGGGTCCTTCTGATCGGTTTTGCCGATGAAAGCATTCCCCTCGTCGATAGCGAGATCGAGACGCTATCCCGAGTATTTCCGGATGCAGACGCATACACGGGCGAATCGAGCACGTTTGCCGCGTATATGAGGATGGCTCCGGGAAAAAGGGTCATTCATATCGCATGCCACGGAACTTTTCGGTCAGACAACCCCTTGTATTCGAGCCTGCACCTCGCGGACGGGTGGGTGACAGTTAACGACATCAGAAAACAGAAACTGAATGCCGAGCTTGTTACGCTCAGTGCATGCGAGACCGGATTGAACGCCGTCGGTGCCGGCGAGGAGATATTCGGGCTCGCAAGGGGCTTTCTTTCGGCCGGAGCACGAAATATACTACTGAGCTTGTGGGCCGTAAATGACGTCTCTGCATCGCATATGATGCAGAGCTTTTACGCCGCAATGCAACGCGGCGATACAATTGCTGCATCTCTTCGGAAAGCACAGATCGAACAGATAAAGCGCGGGGAACATCCGTATTTTTGGGCACCCTACTATTTGATCGGCAAATAG